The following proteins come from a genomic window of Gossypium raimondii isolate GPD5lz chromosome 5, ASM2569854v1, whole genome shotgun sequence:
- the LOC105767053 gene encoding uncharacterized protein LOC105767053, whose product MRMCIDHQQLNKLTIKNKYHLLRIDDLFDQLQGSSVFSKIDLHSGYHQLNVNEADVYKIAFRTRYGKANVVADALSCRAVSNLRAMFAHLSLFDYGSLLAELQIRPTWTEQIKGKQLLDKLLVLRFCQVENGETSDFGLNSE is encoded by the exons ATGCGCATGTGTATCGACCATCAGCAGTTGAATAAATTgactatcaagaataagtatcatTTGCTGaggatagatgatttatttgatcagttgcaAGGATCTtcggttttctccaaaatagatctTCATTCTGGGTACCATCAGTTGAATGTTAATGAGGCAGATGTGTATAAGATTgcgtttaggactcgttatg GGAAGGCTAACGTAGTAGCGGACGCACTGAGCTGTAGGGCTGTATCTAATTTGAGAGCGATGTTTGCTCATCTTAGCCTGTTTGATTATGGTAGTTTGTTGGCTGAGTTGCAAATTAGACCGACGTGGACTGAAcagattaagggtaaacagTTGTTGGATAAGTTACTGGTTCTTCGTTTCTGTCAGGTTGAGAATGGGGAAACTTCAGATTTTGGGTTGAATAGTGAATGA
- the LOC105766144 gene encoding uncharacterized protein At1g27050: protein MNKTRELLTPPSLALNYRLNLFPFFFLSENMSRKREKPYFSRHAPASISKRRRPLPPHPPPPPSSENEAKPKPPPAVIVMGLPPNCSVLDLKSRFEIYGSISRIRINCDAVGYIVYRTKESAESAIAASLDSSFGITVDSKRVQVLWATDPLAQWRDGIGVNANNDKGATCSSKLLRPEVPLSRHGRSNKLASAIVNPRTTDDGSSMLELPFKGREIVAYDDIL, encoded by the exons ATGAACAAAACCCGCGAACTCTTAACTCCACCCTCTCTCGCTCTCAATTATCGTCtcaatttatttccttttttttttctttctgaaaACATGTCTCGAAAGAGAGAAAAACCCTACTTCTCCCGTCACGCCCCAGCTTCCATCTCTAAACGGCGTCGTCCTCTGCCACCTCACCCGCCACCTCCGCCGTCTTCTGAGAATGAGGCCAAACCAAAGCCGCCACCGGCTGTTATTGTCATGGGTCTTCCCCCGAATTGCTCGGTGCTCGATTTGAAGTCGAGGTTTGAGATCTACGGTTCGATCTCTCGCATCCGCATCAATTGTGATGCTGTCGGTTACATTGTATATCGCACTAAGGAATCCGCCGAGTCCGCCATTGCGGCTTCCCTTGATTCCTCTTTCGGCATTACCGTTGATTCTAAAAGg GTTCAAGTTTTGTGGGCAACTGATCCTTTAGCTCAATGGAGAGACGGAATAGGGGTTAATGCTAACAACGATAAAGGGGCAACATGTTCATCAAAGCTCTTGAGGCCTGAGGTGCCTTTAAGCAGGCATGGAAGAAGTAATAAGCTTGCATCAGCCATAGTCAACCCAAGAACCACTGATGATGGTTCTTCAATGTTAGAATTGCCATTTAAAGGTAGAGAAATTGTTGCCTATGATGACATTCTCTAA
- the LOC105766145 gene encoding outer envelope pore protein 24A, chloroplastic isoform X3: MNAAVSFIGGTNGNKKGLSAILAANPGDLKLRASLSDTNFSDGSTLNFDDLFLSVEKPGSFIIDFDIPEKDVQFQFMNTFKLEGKQINWSYTHMRNDHRTVLDGTLVFDTANKLSARHELGSFNCKLKYSYVHRGLTTFEPCYDLEKKSWDLAVSRRILGGDLIKANYETLSQVLGVEWSCSSLVNEDGRVKVTFQKLTTLLISLRSKEKWFLFLH, from the exons ATGAATGCTGCAGTGTCTTTTATAGGAGGAACCAACGGCAACAAGAAAGGCTTGTCGGCAATTCTAGCAGCTAATCCAGGAGACCTTAAGCTCCGAGCATCGCTTTCAGACACCAATTTTTCCGATGGCTCCACATTGAACTTTGATGACTTGTTCCTGTCAGTTGAGAAGCCTGGTTCTTTCATCATCGACTTTGACATCCCCGAAAAG GATGTTCAGTTTCAGTTCATGAACACTTTTAAGTTGGAGGGAAAACAGATAAATTGGAGTTACACACACATGAGGAACGACCATCGGACAGTATTGGATGGGACCTTGGTGTTTGATACAGCCAACAAGTTATCTGCAAGGCATGAGCTCGGGTCTTTTAATTGCAAATTGAAGTACAGTTATGTGCATAGAGGGTTGACAACGTTTGAGCCTTGCTAtgatttggaaaagaaatcttGGGACTTAGCAGTGTCAAGGAGAATTCTCGGTGGTGATTTAATTAAAGCTAACTATGAGACATTGAGTCAGGTTTTGGGTGTGGAGTGGTCGTGTAGCTCATTAGTCAATGAAGATGGAAGAGTTAAG gtaacttttcaaaaattgacaACATTGTTGATTTCACTCCGgtcaaaagaaaaatggtttCTTTTCCTTCATTAA
- the LOC105766145 gene encoding outer envelope pore protein 24A, chloroplastic isoform X2, translated as MNAAVSFIGGTNGNKKGLSAILAANPGDLKLRASLSDTNFSDGSTLNFDDLFLSVEKPGSFIIDFDIPEKDVQFQFMNTFKLEGKQINWSYTHMRNDHRTVLDGTLVFDTANKLSARHELGSFNCKLKYSYVHRGLTTFEPCYDLEKKSWDLAVSRRILGGDLIKANYETLSQVLGVEWSCSSLVNEDGRVKVSASFNLAEGFHTPKLSVQSMWNFQA; from the exons ATGAATGCTGCAGTGTCTTTTATAGGAGGAACCAACGGCAACAAGAAAGGCTTGTCGGCAATTCTAGCAGCTAATCCAGGAGACCTTAAGCTCCGAGCATCGCTTTCAGACACCAATTTTTCCGATGGCTCCACATTGAACTTTGATGACTTGTTCCTGTCAGTTGAGAAGCCTGGTTCTTTCATCATCGACTTTGACATCCCCGAAAAG GATGTTCAGTTTCAGTTCATGAACACTTTTAAGTTGGAGGGAAAACAGATAAATTGGAGTTACACACACATGAGGAACGACCATCGGACAGTATTGGATGGGACCTTGGTGTTTGATACAGCCAACAAGTTATCTGCAAGGCATGAGCTCGGGTCTTTTAATTGCAAATTGAAGTACAGTTATGTGCATAGAGGGTTGACAACGTTTGAGCCTTGCTAtgatttggaaaagaaatcttGGGACTTAGCAGTGTCAAGGAGAATTCTCGGTGGTGATTTAATTAAAGCTAACTATGAGACATTGAGTCAGGTTTTGGGTGTGGAGTGGTCGTGTAGCTCATTAGTCAATGAAGATGGAAGAGTTAAG GTTTCAGCATCTTTCAATCTGGCTGAGGGCTTCCACACGCCAAAACTAAGTGTTCAGAGTATGTGGAACTTTCAGGCATAG
- the LOC105766145 gene encoding outer envelope pore protein 24A, chloroplastic isoform X1 gives MNAAVSFIGGTNGNKKGLSAILAANPGDLKLRASLSDTNFSDGSTLNFDDLFLSVEKPGSFIIDFDIPEKDVQFQFMNTFKLEGKQINWSYTHMRNDHRTVLDGTLVFDTANKLSARHELGSFNCKLKYSYVHRGLTTFEPCYDLEKKSWDLAVSRRILGGDLIKANYETLSQVLGVEWSCSSLVNEDGRVKVTFQKLTTLLISLRSKEKWFQHLSIWLRASTRQN, from the exons ATGAATGCTGCAGTGTCTTTTATAGGAGGAACCAACGGCAACAAGAAAGGCTTGTCGGCAATTCTAGCAGCTAATCCAGGAGACCTTAAGCTCCGAGCATCGCTTTCAGACACCAATTTTTCCGATGGCTCCACATTGAACTTTGATGACTTGTTCCTGTCAGTTGAGAAGCCTGGTTCTTTCATCATCGACTTTGACATCCCCGAAAAG GATGTTCAGTTTCAGTTCATGAACACTTTTAAGTTGGAGGGAAAACAGATAAATTGGAGTTACACACACATGAGGAACGACCATCGGACAGTATTGGATGGGACCTTGGTGTTTGATACAGCCAACAAGTTATCTGCAAGGCATGAGCTCGGGTCTTTTAATTGCAAATTGAAGTACAGTTATGTGCATAGAGGGTTGACAACGTTTGAGCCTTGCTAtgatttggaaaagaaatcttGGGACTTAGCAGTGTCAAGGAGAATTCTCGGTGGTGATTTAATTAAAGCTAACTATGAGACATTGAGTCAGGTTTTGGGTGTGGAGTGGTCGTGTAGCTCATTAGTCAATGAAGATGGAAGAGTTAAG gtaacttttcaaaaattgacaACATTGTTGATTTCACTCCGgtcaaaagaaaaatg GTTTCAGCATCTTTCAATCTGGCTGAGGGCTTCCACACGCCAAAACTAA